Proteins found in one Numida meleagris isolate 19003 breed g44 Domestic line chromosome 25, NumMel1.0, whole genome shotgun sequence genomic segment:
- the BTG2 gene encoding protein BTG2, which produces MSQRRGPPPRADMLPEIAAAVGFVSGLLRTRGCVSEQQLQVFSGALREALAEHYKHHWFPEKPFKGSGYRCIRINHKMDPIISKAASQIGLSLPQLYQLLPSELTLWVDPYEVSYRIGEDGSICVLYEATAAKPVSSYGMLTCKNQMMLGCTGPSKNYIMTVSS; this is translated from the exons ATGAGCCAGCGCCGCGGGCCGCCTCCTCGGGCCGACATGCTGCCCGAGATCGCTGCTGCCGTCGGTTTCGTCTCCGGGCTGCTGCGGACGCGGGGCTGCGTCAgcgagcagcagctgcaggtctTCAGCGGGGCGCTGCGGGAGGCGCTCGCAG AACACTACAAACACCACTGGTTTCCCGAGAAACCGTTCAAAGGCTCTGGGTACCGCTGCATCCGGATCAATCACAAAATGGACCCCATTATCAGCAAGGCAGCTAGCCAGATCGGACTCAGCCTCCCGCAGCTCTACCAGCTCCTGCCCAGTGAGCTCACGCTCTGGGTGGACCCCTACGAGGTCTCGTACCGCATTGGTGAGGACGGCTCCATCTGTGTCTTATATGAAGCAACAGCAGCCAAGCCTGTGAGCTCCTATGGGATGCTTACCTGTAAGAACCAGATGATGTTAGGTTGCACCGGCCCTTCTAAAAACTACATCATGACTGTCTCCAGCTAA